The region CCGCACTTCAATGTCTGCCCCCTTTTCCCACACCTCCAGCAGACCCTTAATCGTTCCCCAGGTCTCAACATAACCAGGTTCATTTTTCAGTTTACCCATCAACATCTTCTAACTTCCTATTGTTGCTCTGATATCAACACACGGATACCCTAAAGCCGTTTGAAGGGAAATTGTCCGATACCGCGTTACTGCCGATTAACAACCAACTTCTGCACCAGCACCCGTTGGGCTTGTTGTAGTCTTACCCAGTAGATGCCGTTAGGTATCGACGCCAGGTTCAGGGTCTGCCTGTTAATCTTTGTGAAGTTAAACCGTTTTTTCAGGCGGAGTGCACCGGTTATGTCATAAAGCGCAATCGTCGTTAAACCACTGTGGGGAGTTGAATAAAAGATGTTGATTTCGTTACCGCGACACGGGTTAGGAAAGAGGCTGAAATTAAATCCCGGTGTTGCAGAAAAAACGGTTACACCCTGGGACGGTGCCGGTGAGTTTAATGTTGGGGTGTAATAGCTCCACAGTTCTCGGGTTTTGTTACCCTTCAGGGCAAAAATCTTAGTTGGAGAATAAACGGTGATGTCACCACCACCTTTCACTCTTTTCTTTCTTCCAGTTGAACCAACCTCAGGCATTGGCACCAATTCACTCCAGGAGTCACCGGTGATGTAATAGCAGTAGAACTCACAGGTGTTCCCACCTTTTAAGGCGTAGATGGCGCCATCTCGATAGACAGCGCTACTACCTTCCTTTGCCTTTTTGTTCTTTCCGGTCCGGCTCAAAAAAGGCATCCCTTGAAGTCGCGTGGTGTCCCAGGTAAGGGTGTAAAGGTCAAACCGCCAGAATTCGTGGTATTTTGCCTTGTGGGCGTAGATGTACTGATTGCCATCGTACACCAACCAGGAACCCTTGTCCCATTTGGGATGAATCACCTGGGGCGCTTCGGGCAAAATTTCCCAGGAGTCGGTGCTCAAATTAAAACGGTAAAACTCATTTTTGTAGCCCTTCAACAAATAAACAAAAGGAGTTCCGCCCTGCTCAACATACACAACATCACTGCCCCCTTTGACCTTTTTGTTTGATGGTCCCAAGGGAACATCGGGGAGTTGCCGCCAGGAATCACCTTCAAGATAATAACACCAGAATCCATTTGTGTTATTCCCTTTTATTGCAAAAACATGACCATACCCATCCGCGACACCAACCGCTCCCTTTGCCGGGCCTTTGCCTTCACTCCCTCCGGGCCACAGGTTCAGTTCGTGCCAGGTATCAGCCTCGGGGTCATAACAGTAGAAATCACCGGCCTTATTACCCTTGGCAGCGAAAATTAAACCGCTCCCTTGGTCAAAGGTCAACCAGCCGCCATCCTTTACCGATTTTCCCGAAGGTGTCAATGGCATCGGGGTTACTTCATACCAGCCGGCCTGGTTTCTACCCCCACCTTGATAAACAGCAAATTGGCCCAGCCGCCAGTCGTTATCCGGATAGGTATCACCGATTGCCACGGTTGAACAACATACTGCCCATCGTCCGGTATCCATGCCGACATTGTATGAAACAAAATCAATTGTGGTATCAGCCCCTGCCGACAGATTGGAAACAATACACGAATTGGTGTAGGTTCTTATACCGGACGGATTGGTCAAGCCAACATAAGCATAGAATGTCGCCGGATTTGCCGAATTATTCTTCCAGCGGGCGCGCGGGACAATCGTTGTGTTGGTGTCATACACACCCATCGGTGCAAATATTTCGGTCACCGCCACATCAAAGTTATTACTCGAACCGCCCGGGATTACCCGGAAAAACCGCAGAATAACATCGTTATTCGGGTCAATGTCACCTTCGGCATATGTGGAACATTTTACCGTCCAGCGCCCGGTGTCATTTAAAGCAAACGGGGTAAAGAACAGAACTGTATCGGTCAAACCAGGGTGCCCCTGGACAAACTTTCCAGGCAATGCGTACCGTTGTCCTGCCGGGTTAATAAAGATAAACCAGGCGTAGTAGTCATCAGGGTGAGGCTGACGATTGCGCCACCTTCCGGTTGGTACGATGATCGTTCCCAAAGGGATATTACCCACCGGTTCTAAAACCTCTTCAGTCGAAATGTCGGTGCGCGCTGGCAGGTTGTAACCGATTTCAAGGTAAGGTGTATACTGTCCGCTACCAACACCATAAACTTTTAAAACTGCGCCCGTGCGGTTCGTCCATTCATGTAATCCTAAGGCAATCCAGTTCTGACTTAAACACGACTCTACCGCCGCTCGTCCCGTCGCGTTCAGGATGCGCGTTATCCAACCGGTGCCATGCGTCTGGGCATAGGTAATTGCGGTGCCGCTCGTTATCCAGTTCCAGAGCGTCTGGGGAGTCTGCGGCACCGGGTCACCAGGAAGCAAACGGACAAATGTACTCGGACCATTGGTTGCTTCGTAACAGTAGTAGTTAAGACTCACGGTATCGATTATTGCGTCGTCCGGTATCGAAGATAAGTCAAACTTAAACCAACCTTGGTACCACCACTGAGAAGCGCTTTGCGGTTGACTGGTAGCGATAAGATCACCCGTATATTTTTCATAATTGTTGTTTCTTGTCCTTACATTTCCGGTCCAGAAATTATCATTTTGAGGATAGGCACGCCGGGTTGATTCCGCCATAATCGGCAGTCTTTCAATCCCCTGATGTTGGTCAACAGGTTGGGCATAAATTCTGGTGACATAGCGGTTGTTGATTAAGTAAAAATTTGGGGCGGATTCCGAACGAACGGAATCGATTTGGCTTGGGCTAAAGGGGAATGACCGGCTCGAAACCGGCGCGCCAAGAGAAAAATAAAACACAGCGGACAAGCCAATTAAAAAAAACAATCGACGTGCCATATTCCTCCTTATCAACTCAACTTTTTAACCTTTTGGTAGGGGTTGGTAGGGGTAAGTCCAGCACTCATTACCCTCGTCATTCTGTTTAAATTATAATCTTAAAATGGGTTTTGTCAATAGTTAAAGCGGTGACGCCCTTTCCCGTTGACGAAAAACAAATCCCCCTCCCACCAGTTATCAAATTTATTTTGCATAGCCAAAGATTTAATTCTACGGGAAATGGAAATCTCATAACAATTTAACAACTGTTTGGTTTATTTTTGGTGAAGCCCGCGCCACAATGCATTAGTTGATAAAAGTTCTTATTGGCGATATATTAGTATTAGTTATGCGTTATTTAAAAGGTCGAGCCGTGCTTTTAAGTTAAGGAGGTGAAGGTTGAAAAAAACTTTTCTTCTCATAATCCTCACATCAATTTTAATTTCCTGCGGTCAAAGGCGAAGAGAAGGAACCAAAACCAACTCCGAGCCCGTTGCACTGTATTCGATAACGGTTAACAGCCGATACGGTTATATTGACAGAACCGGTCGGGTCGTTATTGAACCGCAGTTTATTGCCGGCGGGGAGTTCTCGGAAGGACTGGCAGCGGTAACAATTGAAACCAGCGGCAAATGCGGCTATATTGACAAAACCGGCAGGTTTGTCATTAAACCGCAGTTCGATTTGGCGGGTGAATTTTCCAAAGGTTTGGCACGGGTAAAAGTGGGCGAAAAATACGGCTTCATCGACAAAACCGGCAGGTTTGTCATCGAGCCGCAGTTCGATTTCGTTATGGACTTTTCGGACGATTTGGCGCTGGTAAAGGTAAATGATAAACACGGTTACATCAACAAAAATGGCAAGTTTGTAATTGCGCCCCGATTCAGCGATGCGCGCAATTTCGTTGACGGTCTGGCGCTTGTGGCAATCGGCGAAAAATACGGCTTCATCGACATAAATGGCCGGTGTGTCATCGAACCGCAGTTCGATTTGGCGGACAATTTTTCTGAGGGCCGCGCCCGAATCAGGATTGGCGACAAGTGGGGTTACATTGACAGAAACGGCCGGATTGTGATTAAACCCCAGTTCGCTTGGGCAGGAAACTTCTGTGAAGGTGTGGCACTGGTCCAGGTGGGCAAGAAGTACGGCTTTATCGATTCCAGCGGTAACTTTGTAATTAAGCCGCAGTTCTGGCGGGCTGACTATTTCTCCGAGGGACTGGCATCGGCGGCAATCGGGAACCTCTACGGCTACATTGACAAGACCGGCAGGTTTGTCATCGAGCCGCAGTTCGATTTAGCCGGTGGTTTCTCCGAAAGCCTGGCATTAGTGGGAATCGGTGTCAAGTATGGCTATATCGATAAAACCGGAAAGTTTGTGTGGGGACCTAAAGACCCCTTTGGTGAAGAATAACCGCTTTTTCTCGCGCCTGTTACTTGAT is a window of candidate division WOR-3 bacterium DNA encoding:
- a CDS encoding T9SS type A sorting domain-containing protein — its product is MARRLFFLIGLSAVFYFSLGAPVSSRSFPFSPSQIDSVRSESAPNFYLINNRYVTRIYAQPVDQHQGIERLPIMAESTRRAYPQNDNFWTGNVRTRNNNYEKYTGDLIATSQPQSASQWWYQGWFKFDLSSIPDDAIIDTVSLNYYCYEATNGPSTFVRLLPGDPVPQTPQTLWNWITSGTAITYAQTHGTGWITRILNATGRAAVESCLSQNWIALGLHEWTNRTGAVLKVYGVGSGQYTPYLEIGYNLPARTDISTEEVLEPVGNIPLGTIIVPTGRWRNRQPHPDDYYAWFIFINPAGQRYALPGKFVQGHPGLTDTVLFFTPFALNDTGRWTVKCSTYAEGDIDPNNDVILRFFRVIPGGSSNNFDVAVTEIFAPMGVYDTNTTIVPRARWKNNSANPATFYAYVGLTNPSGIRTYTNSCIVSNLSAGADTTIDFVSYNVGMDTGRWAVCCSTVAIGDTYPDNDWRLGQFAVYQGGGRNQAGWYEVTPMPLTPSGKSVKDGGWLTFDQGSGLIFAAKGNKAGDFYCYDPEADTWHELNLWPGGSEGKGPAKGAVGVADGYGHVFAIKGNNTNGFWCYYLEGDSWRQLPDVPLGPSNKKVKGGSDVVYVEQGGTPFVYLLKGYKNEFYRFNLSTDSWEILPEAPQVIHPKWDKGSWLVYDGNQYIYAHKAKYHEFWRFDLYTLTWDTTRLQGMPFLSRTGKNKKAKEGSSAVYRDGAIYALKGGNTCEFYCYYITGDSWSELVPMPEVGSTGRKKRVKGGGDITVYSPTKIFALKGNKTRELWSYYTPTLNSPAPSQGVTVFSATPGFNFSLFPNPCRGNEINIFYSTPHSGLTTIALYDITGALRLKKRFNFTKINRQTLNLASIPNGIYWVRLQQAQRVLVQKLVVNRQ
- a CDS encoding WG repeat-containing protein, which gives rise to MKKTFLLIILTSILISCGQRRREGTKTNSEPVALYSITVNSRYGYIDRTGRVVIEPQFIAGGEFSEGLAAVTIETSGKCGYIDKTGRFVIKPQFDLAGEFSKGLARVKVGEKYGFIDKTGRFVIEPQFDFVMDFSDDLALVKVNDKHGYINKNGKFVIAPRFSDARNFVDGLALVAIGEKYGFIDINGRCVIEPQFDLADNFSEGRARIRIGDKWGYIDRNGRIVIKPQFAWAGNFCEGVALVQVGKKYGFIDSSGNFVIKPQFWRADYFSEGLASAAIGNLYGYIDKTGRFVIEPQFDLAGGFSESLALVGIGVKYGYIDKTGKFVWGPKDPFGEE